ATTTGGGTGTTGAGATTGAAATCGAAGAACTACCCATTGTCCAAAGAAGGATCATCAAACGTTGCCAAGAAGAAGGAAAACGTGTGATTGTTGCGACTCACTTATTGGAATCTATGATCCAAAATGCTTCTCCTACGAGAGCGGAAGTGACCGATGTTGCCAATGCTGTGTATGAAGAAGCAGATGCCATTATGTTGTCCGGTGAAACCGCTATGGGAAAATTTCCTGTGCGTTGTGTGGAGATGTTGGATAAAATTGCGCGTCGTATGGAGATGTCGATCAACCTCGGCCTTGCTGCGCAAAGAAAACCGAAAGATCAAAAAGAAGAGATGGCTCGTTCGGCGGCAAATTTAGCCGATTCCATGCAAGCACATGCCATCATTGCGATCACTCGTCGTGGGATCACTGCTAACAACCTAGCATCGTTTCATCCAAAGTATCCAATTGTCCATGCGTTTACAAATATGACATCTGTTAGGCGAAAACTTTGGCTGACGAGAGGAGTCATTCCTTACCGAGTGGATTTTTCTTCTGATCCAGAAAAAACAATCAAACTCGCCATCCAAACTCTTGTGAATAATGGATACCTCCAAATGGGAGAAAAGGTAGTCATCCTTTCTGATATTATCGCTGGTGAAGAACGAGTCGAAACCATCCAAGTTCGTGAAGTAAAATAGTTCCCATGTCCTTTCGGAATCTGATTTCTGTGTTGGTCATTCTATCAACATGGATTTCCATTCCCTTAAAAGCGGAAGAAAGAAAATCGGATGTTCCCGAATGGATTGGCGAATTTAAAAAATTAGACGAGGACGAACTTTCTAAAAAAAAAGAAGGTTGGTATGCGACTGGTCTTCCTTTATTTGGAAATGATGCCGTAAATGGATCAGGTCTTGGAATCCTTGCCAATATTTTCTATAACGGTACCAAAGCAGATTCTTCTTTTAAATACACTCCTTACGAACATTTGTTTTCTGTTGGAATTTACAGATCCAATCGTGGAACTCAAAATAATTATTTATTATGGGACGCTCCATACTTTTTGGATACAGCCTATCGTCTCAAAGCTTATGTAGGTCATGATGGCAGTTTTTACAATCAGTACTTTGGTGTAGGAACGGAAAGTTTAGAACCTCTTTATTTTAAAGATAGAAATGTGGATGGAAGTCGCATCACTCGTAATGCCACTTTTTCTGATTTTGAAAATGCAAATTCGTACGTAAGAAACCGTGGGCCTGGGAAAGAATTTACATCGAACCAACATTATCATGATTATCAATTTGAAACTACTTATGGGCAATTCGCGTTAGACAAAACGATTTTCCAGGTTTTTCGAGTTTGGGGTGGAGTAGAGTTTTCGAAAAATTCTGTTAGGCGTTATGATGGGACTTCCACCGAAGCACGTGAACCACTATCCAATGTAAAAGTTCCTGCCATCGAAGGTAATTCAAAACTCACGGAAGATGCAAATGCCGGAAAAATCATTGGATTACATGGTGGAAATTTAAACTACATCCGTGCGGGGATTGCTTATGATACAAGAGACTATGAGCCAGACCCGGATCGTGGTTGGCTCATTGAATACAATATCAATAAAGCAGAAAGAACGATAGGTTCTGATTTTGGTTACATCAGACATTTCGCGCAAGCGAAGAATTTTTACCAACCTTTCCCGAAACTTTTTGAAGAGTTTGTCATCGCACAACGTGTGGCACTTACCAAAATTGAAGGTGAAGTTCCTTTTTTTGAATACCGATATCTTTTTTCCATCGATGGTCCGTTTGGTGCCCTTGGTGGACAGAACACACTCCGCGGGTATAGACAAGAACGTTTTTTTGGTCCAGTGATTGGTTTTTATAATATTGAGTTAAGATATCGGGTGGGGAGTTTTTCAGTTTGGGATCAATTCTTTCAATTGAGTATCGTTCCGTTTTATGATGTGGGTAGGGTTTGGGACAAACTCCGTGATGTAAACGCAATCGGTTACAAACATGCGCGTGGTTTGGGATTGCGGCTGATTTGGGACCAAGCTACAGTCATTCTACTGGACTATGCTTATTCCAGAGAGGACCAATTGTTTTATATTGATATTGGTCATACATTTTAGATTTAAATTTACTAAGAGATTTTGGTCTAAACCTAAATTCCAAACAGGAAAATTTTTATCTAGGAAATAAAGATAAAACAATACAGAGCAGAGATACATCGATTTTTCTCTATTCTGTATTGTTTTCATCGAAAAGGAGAATCAAAGAATTCCCCTCATCTAAATGTTTATTCTTTCATTTCATTGGAACTTCAATCACTAGTAATTCCGATTTCACTTCCGCATGAAATTTATAATTTTCCTTTCCGGAGTATCCAACAGCATCTTTACGTTCGAGAACCGTGTCCTCTACCTTTAATTTTCCACTGATGAGGAAAGTAAAGATTCCTTGCCCAGGAGCATGGACGGAATAAGAAAGTTCCTTCCCTGGTTCGAGCGTTGCCAAAGAAAAGTAGGCATCTTGGTTGATCCAAACGGCTTCCTCATCAATCGGAGAAACTACGGTTTGGAACCGATTGACTCTTCCTGCTTCCGAAAAAGTTTTTTGTGCATACCTTGGTTGGATTCCTCCAACTTTCGGAAGGATCCAGACTTGCAAAAAGTTGACCTTTTTTTCGCTACTATGGTTGAACTCCGAGTGTTGGATGCCCGAACCGGCAGACATAATTTGAACGTCACCTGTGCGAATGATACCATTCGTACCAGTACTATCTTTGTGAGCCAATTCACCAAAAAGTGGGATCGAAATTATTTCCATATTTTGGTGTGGATGCGTTCCAAAACCCATACTTGGTTCCACGATGTCGTCGTTTAGTACCCGAAGTGCTCCGAAGTTTGTTTTTTCGGGATGGTACCAGTGACCAAAACTAAAGGAATGGTGACTGTCCAACCATCCGAAATTGACATGCCCACGTTCGGATGCAGGGTGGAATTTTTTTTCTACTGGATTGTTGTTGGTCTTTAATGTTTCCATATTGAATAGTTTAATATTAAACTATATTTTGTCAACAGAGATTTGTTTTCAGGGAGTAAAAAAAGAAAATCACTTTCCATTCACTTTCACTCACCGATCATCATCCTATGTCGAAGATCACTAGTTTAGAACCAATAAAAACAAAGAAAAACTGGGTGGAGCTTGGACCGGTGTATGTAAACCGGGTCAGGTTTTTACTCGCGGGATTTTATGTCATAGCAACTCTCGGCTCTTACAAAACTTCCACAACTTTACAAACTATGAGTTATCTCGTGGGGATTACTTGTATGTTTTTATACGGAGGTCTTCAGGCTTATTTATTCAAAAAAGAGAAGTTGGGATCATTTTTCCCTAAGGTTCTGATTCTCATGGACATCACCGTCCTTTTTGCGGTCACTGCATCTGGTCTTATGGGTGGAAGCGGGGTTGCCGCCGACTTAATTAAGTCACCAACACTATACGTATTGTATTATTTTTACGTAGTGTATTCTGCGTTTTTGTTTTCTAAACGAACTCTTCTAATGAGTACATACTATTCTGCTTTTTGTTTGGTGATGATTTCGGTCATTGGTTATGGACAAGGAGTTGAGTTTAAAGAGGTAGAGGGATTCCAAAGCCAAAAGAGTACAGTTGGTATCTCCAATGAAGTATTTAAAATATTATTTTTGATTTGTTTTGGATATTTAACTTCTGCGGTTCTTAATTTATTAAATGAAATCAAAAATGAATCAGAAGAAAGACAAAAGGTTGCTGAGACAGAAAGAACAACCGCAGACAACTTAAATCGTAATTTGGTGAGAGTTGGTGCTGAACTCATAAAAACATTGAAATCCATTCGCGAAATCACAACGGACTTTAACTTACAGATTGAATCCCAAGACCAATCGATTCATGAACTAACAGAGTTTGTTTCTTCATTTTCAGAAAGTATTCAAACTTCTGTGAACAATATCGGAAAACAACACAACCAAATCAGTTTACTCAA
This is a stretch of genomic DNA from Leptospira kanakyensis. It encodes these proteins:
- the omp85 gene encoding Omp85 family outer membrane protein gives rise to the protein MSFRNLISVLVILSTWISIPLKAEERKSDVPEWIGEFKKLDEDELSKKKEGWYATGLPLFGNDAVNGSGLGILANIFYNGTKADSSFKYTPYEHLFSVGIYRSNRGTQNNYLLWDAPYFLDTAYRLKAYVGHDGSFYNQYFGVGTESLEPLYFKDRNVDGSRITRNATFSDFENANSYVRNRGPGKEFTSNQHYHDYQFETTYGQFALDKTIFQVFRVWGGVEFSKNSVRRYDGTSTEAREPLSNVKVPAIEGNSKLTEDANAGKIIGLHGGNLNYIRAGIAYDTRDYEPDPDRGWLIEYNINKAERTIGSDFGYIRHFAQAKNFYQPFPKLFEEFVIAQRVALTKIEGEVPFFEYRYLFSIDGPFGALGGQNTLRGYRQERFFGPVIGFYNIELRYRVGSFSVWDQFFQLSIVPFYDVGRVWDKLRDVNAIGYKHARGLGLRLIWDQATVILLDYAYSREDQLFYIDIGHTF
- a CDS encoding pirin family protein — translated: METLKTNNNPVEKKFHPASERGHVNFGWLDSHHSFSFGHWYHPEKTNFGALRVLNDDIVEPSMGFGTHPHQNMEIISIPLFGELAHKDSTGTNGIIRTGDVQIMSAGSGIQHSEFNHSSEKKVNFLQVWILPKVGGIQPRYAQKTFSEAGRVNRFQTVVSPIDEEAVWINQDAYFSLATLEPGKELSYSVHAPGQGIFTFLISGKLKVEDTVLERKDAVGYSGKENYKFHAEVKSELLVIEVPMK
- a CDS encoding methyl-accepting chemotaxis protein, with the translated sequence MSKITSLEPIKTKKNWVELGPVYVNRVRFLLAGFYVIATLGSYKTSTTLQTMSYLVGITCMFLYGGLQAYLFKKEKLGSFFPKVLILMDITVLFAVTASGLMGGSGVAADLIKSPTLYVLYYFYVVYSAFLFSKRTLLMSTYYSAFCLVMISVIGYGQGVEFKEVEGFQSQKSTVGISNEVFKILFLICFGYLTSAVLNLLNEIKNESEERQKVAETERTTADNLNRNLVRVGAELIKTLKSIREITTDFNLQIESQDQSIHELTEFVSSFSESIQTSVNNIGKQHNQISLLNHKSDTLKLSISEIGSSVEELNANMEDFQDRSNVLSETVKNLEERLRSVNESQKEVSEVNDIMAEIADRTNLLALNASIEAARAGEHGRGFAVVAQEVAKLAENSNENATKIKKIITTSNRFIQEGTELASTSLKQTEALQSKYELLSAVIKTATNKINSQKNINNEVLEALDLIESISRDLDGESKLLNQDKDQMVAVVQKMDEINREVVINARKVGENTLSLEKQAADLASE